One Anser cygnoides isolate HZ-2024a breed goose chromosome 6, Taihu_goose_T2T_genome, whole genome shotgun sequence genomic region harbors:
- the ARL5A gene encoding ADP-ribosylation factor-like protein 5A isoform X2 gives MNEVVHTSPTIGSNVEEIVVNNTRFLMWDIGGQESLRSSWNTYYTNTEFVIVVVDSTDRERISVTKEELYKMLAHEDLKKAGLLIFANKQDVKECMTVAEISQFLKLTSIKDHQWHIQACCALTGEGLCQGLEWMMSRLKIR, from the exons atGAATGAAGTCGTACATACCTCGCCTACGATAGGCAGTAACGTGGAAGAGATCGTGGTGAATAACACGCGCTTTCTGATGTGGGACATCGGAGGGCAGGAGTCTCTTCGGTCCTCGTGGAACACCTACTATACAAACACCGAG TTTGTAATAGTCGTTGTGGATAGCACCGACAGAGAGAGAATTTCTGTGACTAAAGAAGAACTCTATAAAATGTTAGCGCATGAG GACTTAAAAAAAGCAGGTTTGCTGATCTTTGCTAACAAGCAAGATGTTAAAGAGTGTATGACAGTGGCTGAAATCTCTCAGTTTCTGAAACTGACTTCAATTAAGGATCACCAGTGGCACATTCAGGCGTGCTGTGCTCTAACTGGAGAGGG ACTCTGCCAAGGACTCGAATGGATGATGTCAAGACTTAAGATCAGATGA